Part of the Arachis hypogaea cultivar Tifrunner chromosome 6, arahy.Tifrunner.gnm2.J5K5, whole genome shotgun sequence genome, GAGAAAATGTCGCACGAATCTCTCAACGACCACGCCATTAGTCCCGGCGACCTCGAGGAACCTCCGACCGCAGATCTGATCGACACCCTCCAACGGAGGATGAGGTTTTTGAGTGATAGTCTTCATAGGACACAAGAAGAAGCAAGGATGGCGAGGATAGAGGCAACCACCACGAAAGTCAGAGTGAGTATAAGGAAGCATCAACTAGATCAAGGCCACCGGTTGGAAAGGAAGTTGCACACGGAGATGGAACAGCATCAAACCACCATTCGCGAACTCGAAGACAAAGCAAACGCGTTGAAAGCGAAAATTGCCGATCTTCATCAAAGGGAACAGCAACAGATGGCACCGTGGCGTGAAATGAAAGGCAGGCTCGAGGCTGTGGAGATCAAGCTAGGGTTATTGGTCTGCCAATTGTATGGTCAAGCTCCGGCAACGGCACACGGCTCTAACTATCAGGAAACCGCCGGGCAGAATGGAGACGATGTCGGGGCTATATGACCTACGGCATCTATCTTCCAAATCCTTATTTGCTATGTTTCTTTAGCTGTTCTTTTGATGTTCTGTAATCCCTACGTAAAACTCGGTTTCTTAATTATATCTAATTTCCGCAGCATTtgagttttttttctttctattttcggaTGAAGCTATGTAGTAATGCGTGAGCAACAATGTGAGTTAATTATGTTAATTTATTGATCAAACTGCCATTTTTCCACCAAGAAATAGATTCTTAACAAGTCGCCAGTTGTTAGCTACTATTTTGGCAGATTGCATAAAGCTAACCCTACAACAGTTCATTCGGGGGCAGATTGACGAGAGTTAATAAACAACCACTTTCACTAAAATCTAAACATCTCCAGAAAAACCCTGACCTCGTCAACCGATCGCTCCCAGAAAATGTCCGCGAAGAACTCCCTGCACCTTTCGATGTCTCCTTGGAAGTACGGATAGACTCTAACATTTCAATACCCCTTTGCATTTTTTCATCGTTCTCGTGATCACACGGTAGCAACATAGCAGCCAGGTAACCTGCTTCGATGCTGCCCTCTGTCCAGGCCCTAGACAGCAGTTCCATCCCAATGCCACGGCGGGCAATCCAGAAATACTCTGTCATCCCCTGTTGGAGTATAGGATCCGCATTTCCTGCTTCAATGCAACGATCGATGAAACTCCTCTCCAGCCGAtcaaggtaaaataaaaaggacacTAACGGTATAACATGCAACATCAGTATCGGCCAGAAAAATTTACATATTATATTATACACTGacattagttaattattatagCTTAGCGCATCAATCGTTTTGTTGCCCAACATTATGGATAATACCGGATAATTAGTATATTTAATATATGTACTTAGACCCATATTTATTTATACATACAATTAGAAGTGGCTTCCTTCTGCCAAACAGCGGTGGGCAGTCTCGTTTTCATTTTCCAGTTTGCCTCGATATCCGAAAATGGGAAATGAGAAATGGGAAATTGGAAATGGGAAACGTGAATGATGTTTTTGTTGTTTGCAATTTTAATGGAGCTCATCGATAATAGTTAATATTGGAAAGCATCAGATAAAACAATTAAATACATGTCATATTGTGTAGATTATGGAATCTTAAACCGATTAAAAACCGTGAATgatcacatcaaattaaattatcgaattaaatgataatttttatttACGGTTAATTGCATTCAATTTAAAATGTTGATTTGACAGAACAAAACTTTTTTCTTTCTATCTAAGTTGGTGCAGTACACCCCTACTCCTGACCCTCGTATCCCTGCACACCTGCTTCTAAACCTAATTCGACTTGAAGTACACGCTTACTCCTGAACGTGGGGTCCGCGCGACTGTACACCTCTACCTATCCACTTCCACTTCTGAGCATCCAGGCGAGGGAAAACCTCTAAACCAATTTACACCATCAAGCTTAACCAAGTCAAACTAACTAAGATCTACCCACGCACGATGAcggaaatagaataaaaatatatctaatttaGTATGAGGATAACCATGCTTAAACTTAACAAAAGTGGAGATAATGCTTCATACGATAATACCAGTTACGAGAATCATAAACGACAAACTTGGGAAACACAAACCCCAAGATAGACAATTTTTATTCGAATGCAAACAACTCCAGGAACACCCGAACCTCGTAATCGGCCAAACACTGCACACACGAGACCCGGGACAAATCTTCCACATCACCTTTGGTGCCTCTGGTGCGGCAACTGGTGGACCGACAAACCTCGGGAAGTCTAGTATACAACGGCTTAAGTTCCAACCCCGGACCCGCAAATAAGTGACTGAAGACACTTCTACACCTTTTGAGCACTCCAGAAGCACGTACAATCTCAAAAAATTTAAGTCCCTTTCGCATGAGCTCTTCGTCTTCATTGGCAATAGACAGTAGCAGCATCGCACACATGTAACAGCCTTCCAGCTCGTCCCCAGTTACACCAACGCAGTCACCAAACAAACTGAATTCAGTCATCCCTACTCGGAGTATGGCACCCGAATTTCCTGCCTCAGCACATCGTTCTATGAACCTGTGTTTAGGTAGGCCATAGTTGTCTAAAAAGGACGCAATCGGCATCTCCATCATCGACGCCTCCTTGAAAGCAGCGTTGAACCTTGCTACATCCAGAAACACCTTGTAACTCACCTGCATGTTGAACAAATCCTTAATCGAATACAACGCAACCCTCGTGGCAATCCTGACCCATATATCGCGAGGAAGAAGATTCAGCGGACATTCGTACTCAATGGAGACGGTCCTTTTATCTCCGACCTTCTTGGCTACCTTCCTTTTCCTTCCGTTCTTCATGGAACCTCCAGCCATTTGCAAGCAACTTAGGCCAGGGGTTTTGGAAAGTATAAAGACGACACACGACCACCAACGATACGTTTTGTGCTGTTATGAtatcttttttttgtttaaatgatTCAGTGCCTCGTACGTTTTCTAGACACTACATAATAAAACAAAGGAATGCAGACATAGTGTCATTTTTTTATATCCTATTATTATATGAAATTATAGGAAATACATCTTTCAAAATAGATTGTTTGGACGAACAAAGAATGTGAAGCCATTGATcgaaacaaaattcaaattagtTTTCTCTCATGTTATATAATAAAACATACATTTACTGCAATTACACAATAAAAACTCCTTAAAAACCTccataatcggggtttagaaaaCTACTTAAACACAATAAGTCCCCAAGAACTTCCGCACCTCGTATTCGGCCAGGCATTGCACACAAGACACACTGGACAAATCGCTCAATAGTACAGTCTGGGGAGGATTGGCCTGAGTGGTAAACAGTCACGGTCATTGAGATGCGTGCAAACAATTCATTTAAGATCATCGTGGTATCTTTGCAAACGTCCGTCAAGAAATTGGTGTAGCTCTCGAGCTGCCCAGAAATTCGAAAACCCTCAATCATTTGAACACCCCTAACCATGTCATCCTCGACTTTATGATCAAACATTAGCAACATGGAAAACAGGTAACCTGCTTCGACGCTGCCCTCCGTTGAGGCCCTAGCAAGCAGTTCCATGCCTTTATCACTGTGACCAAACCGGAGATATTCCGCGAACCCATGTCGGACTATAGCATCCACATTACCCACTTCCACGCAGCGGTCAAGGAATCTCCTTTTAGGCCCGTCGAGGTTAAGTAAAAAGTGCGCTAACGATTTATAAGACATCGTCGCATGCTTGTATACAGCGTCTGATCTCGCCGCACCGAGGAAAACCTTACACGTCGCCTGCATGTTGAACAGATCCTGAATCAAATTCGATGCAACCATGGTGGCAATAATTGACCAAATTTTGCGAGGAAGGAGATTCAACGGGCATTCGTGCTGAACGGATACGTCCACTTTCTTAGTGTCCTTCTCGGAACTCCCGGTCATTTGCAAGAACTTCATCGAGGGATTATTGGAGATTATAAAGAGGATAGACGAGTTTGTAACTGAGCTTGTGGCATTTTGCCTTTTCATATACTACCATGGGGGGAAGGGAGTTAGGGGGTTGTGGTTCAGTACCGCATACGTTTCCCTAGATGTTTTCGTTTCTCGATGCGTTCAGatagtataattaaaattatattgatGAAAGAAGCATCTTTCGTATTTAACTGGATGCCCATTTTCTAGGTGGGGCTAATATTCTCAATAATGAAGTAATTTAAAAGAGCCTTAATAGTGGTAAATAAGATAAATGTTATTTATTTGTTCTTTGCTGGTGCAAGTACACCACTATTCGTGAACCTAGAGTCCCTGCACCCCTACTCCTGAGTCCTGACCATATGGTTTGCGTGAAAGTAAACATACGAAAGCAGGAATTTAAACAAAGCCACTAAACTCAACCGCATGAAACATTAGCAATGAAATACATTCAACTTTGGTTACAATGAAGCTTCATCTGAAAGTAAACAGAATAAGGAAATGCAACACCTCAAACTCGGCAAGGCAGTGGACGCACGACACACTCGACGAATCGTTGGCGGAACCCATGGTCCCGCGGGTCGGGCAGACGCTTGACTGGCAGACGACAGGCTTTCCTGGATCCGACGGGTGCACCCCAATCAGTGGATTTGCGAACAACTGCCCAAAGAGTTCTCTGCACGATTCAATTTTTCCAGTAGCCAGTACATTCTCATACATTTCAACCCCCTGCCAGTGtccgctggtgcacgaaattgtaaatcacacttttcacaactcgtaccactaaccagcaagtgcactgggtcgtccaagtaataccttacatgagtaagggtcgaatcccacagagattgtcggcttgaagcaagctatggttatcttgtaactcttagtcaggataataataaatctcagttttaattggtagtaaataaaaagcatggattaaatagtacttgttatgcagtaatggagaatatgttggagttttggagatgctttgtcttatgaatctctgctttccccctgccTTCTTCTTCACGGATGCAAGGTTCCtcatatggcaagctgtgtgttggtggatcaccgttgtcaatggctaccatccgtcctctcagtgaaaatggtccaggtgcgatgtcaccgcatggctaatcatctgtcggttctcactcatgctggaataggatccattgatccttttgcgtctatcactacgcccaacccttgtgagtttgaagctcatcacagtcatttaatccctaaatcctacttggaataccacagacaaggtttagactttctggattctcaagaatgctgccaatggattctatcttataccacgaagactctgattaaggaatccaagagatactcatttaatctaaggtagaacgaaggtggttgtcaggcacgcgttcatagattgagaatggtgatgagtgtcacggatcatcacattcatcatattgaagtgcgaatgaatatcttagatagaaacaagcgtgtttcaatagaaaacagaaataattgcattaatccatcgagacacagcagagctcctcacccccaacaatagagtttagagactcatgccatcaaagagtacaaagttcatatctaaaatgtcatgagatgcaaaataaatctctaaaagtcgtttaaatactaaactagtaacctaggtttacagaaaatgagtaaactaagatagatagtgtagaaatccacttccggggcccacttggtgtgtgctggggctgagacttgagcttttc contains:
- the LOC140173652 gene encoding uncharacterized protein: MAGGSMKNGRKRKVAKKVGDKRTVSIEYECPLNLLPRDIWVRIATRVALYSIKDLFNMQVSYKVFLDVARFNAAFKEASMMEMPIASFLDNYGLPKHRFIERCAEAGNSGAILRVGMTEFSLFGDCVGVTGDELEGCYMCAMLLLSIANEDEELMRKGLKFFEIVRASGVLKRCRSVFSHLFAGPGLELKPLYTRLPEVCRSTSCRTRGTKGDVEDLSRVSCVQCLADYEVRVFLELFAFE